The Nitrospira sp. genome window below encodes:
- a CDS encoding YicC family protein, whose translation MITSMTGFGRQQAAWSDGTVSIEVRSVNHRFLETSIRLPKTMTSLEEGFKKTIQQHCARGRVDLTVIVQGSRGHVRSLQVDAGLAKQYHEGLRTLQRTLKLKGVIDIGLMAGLRDVVVVSEQPTDDRKLTRLVEKLGRRAVLEMANMRKREGALLAEDIRDRLKRLREATTTVSARAPQVAQEAFERMKVRVEKVLGDSIPDLPRLNQELALYADRCDITEELVRLNAHMIQFDGTIQRMEPVGKTLDFLLQEMGREVNTIGSKANDVTITAEVVRMKTELERLREQMQNVE comes from the coding sequence ATGATCACGAGTATGACGGGGTTCGGCCGACAACAGGCAGCATGGTCAGATGGAACCGTTTCAATTGAGGTGAGATCGGTCAATCATCGCTTCCTTGAAACGTCGATTCGACTGCCGAAAACCATGACGAGCTTAGAGGAAGGTTTTAAGAAGACCATTCAGCAACATTGTGCACGTGGGAGAGTCGATCTCACAGTCATCGTACAGGGAAGTCGAGGTCACGTTCGCTCGCTCCAGGTTGACGCTGGGCTCGCCAAACAGTACCATGAAGGGCTTCGTACCCTTCAGCGCACCCTCAAACTGAAAGGGGTCATTGATATCGGATTGATGGCGGGATTACGGGATGTGGTTGTGGTTTCTGAGCAGCCGACCGATGATCGAAAGCTAACCAGATTGGTCGAGAAACTTGGACGTCGGGCCGTTTTAGAGATGGCGAATATGCGAAAGAGGGAGGGAGCGCTTCTCGCTGAGGATATTCGTGATCGGCTGAAACGGTTGCGCGAAGCGACAACGACGGTGTCTGCTCGCGCGCCCCAGGTTGCTCAGGAAGCCTTCGAGCGTATGAAGGTCCGTGTTGAGAAAGTATTAGGCGACTCTATCCCAGACCTCCCTCGACTCAACCAGGAATTGGCTTTGTATGCAGATCGGTGTGACATTACGGAAGAATTGGTCAGATTAAATGCCCATATGATACAGTTTGACGGTACGATCCAACGTATGGAACCGGTCGGCAAGACATTGGATTTTCTTCTTCAAGAAATGGGCCGTGAGGTCAACACAATTGGATCCAAAGCGAATGACGTGACAATCACGGCGGAAGTTGTCCGAATGAAAACCGAGCTTGAACGTCTACGCGAACAGATGCAAAATGTCGAATGA
- the gmk gene encoding guanylate kinase, with the protein MSADSPSSIPTVNCQVPGRRGILYIVSAPSGAGKTTLCKQILASVPGIWHSISFTTRTSRPREEHGRDYFFVDEHVFQGMVTRNEFLEYAHVYSHWYGTPRKPLMETLEAGVDVLLEIDVQGALQIKKQFDDAVSIFILPPSLDILRTRLQNRKSDSHEEIVRRLRKVKEEIACFREYDYIVRNDDLTRSFPDLQSIILTERLRTKRLDMRWFEQSFNRDTNVEAAEREPSTTS; encoded by the coding sequence ATGTCCGCAGATAGCCCCTCGTCAATTCCAACGGTGAATTGCCAGGTTCCAGGCCGTCGAGGAATCCTGTACATCGTCTCGGCACCTTCTGGTGCGGGAAAGACGACGCTGTGCAAACAGATCCTCGCATCGGTGCCTGGGATTTGGCATTCGATATCGTTCACGACCAGGACGTCTCGTCCTAGAGAAGAACATGGACGTGACTACTTCTTCGTCGATGAGCACGTATTTCAGGGTATGGTTACCAGAAACGAGTTTTTAGAATATGCCCATGTGTACAGCCATTGGTATGGGACCCCACGGAAGCCTCTGATGGAGACGCTGGAAGCGGGGGTTGATGTCTTGCTCGAAATTGATGTGCAAGGTGCGCTCCAAATTAAGAAACAGTTTGACGATGCCGTCTCTATTTTCATTTTACCTCCCTCTTTGGACATCCTTCGAACTCGACTGCAGAATCGAAAGTCAGACTCTCACGAGGAAATTGTTCGCCGATTGAGGAAGGTGAAAGAAGAGATAGCGTGTTTCCGGGAGTACGACTATATTGTGCGGAACGATGATCTCACTCGGTCTTTTCCCGATCTTCAGAGTATTATTCTAACCGAACGTCTCAGGACCAAGCGGTTGGATATGCGTTGGTTCGAGCAGAGTTTTAACCGTGACACGAATGTCGAAGCAGCAGAACGGGAGCCATCAACCACTTCATAG
- a CDS encoding DNA-directed RNA polymerase subunit omega codes for MIDMLSLLPQYTTDEFDSRHRLVIVASQRAKHLTQGAKPAVSSRFTKETTIALDEVLRGHSRYLTGKEARDAMKEAKRGKEGETERIAMMTGEDAREIKKELSVYVDDAAQPVVTPTEE; via the coding sequence ATGATCGATATGCTGAGCTTGTTGCCGCAGTACACGACCGATGAATTTGATTCTCGCCATCGCTTAGTAATTGTCGCGTCACAACGTGCAAAACATCTTACTCAAGGAGCCAAGCCAGCCGTGTCCTCTCGATTTACCAAAGAAACCACCATTGCTCTTGATGAGGTGTTGCGGGGGCATTCTCGATACCTCACCGGCAAGGAGGCGCGCGATGCAATGAAGGAAGCCAAGCGTGGAAAGGAAGGAGAAACCGAGCGCATAGCGATGATGACGGGAGAAGATGCACGCGAAATCAAGAAGGAGCTCAGCGTGTACGTCGATGACGCCGCCCAACCGGTCGTGACGCCGACCGAGGAGTAG
- the coaBC gene encoding bifunctional phosphopantothenoylcysteine decarboxylase/phosphopantothenate--cysteine ligase CoaBC gives MDETRFATHLSGKRIVLGVTGSIAAYKAVSVLRALRCAGAIVSVVMTKAATKFVTPRTFEVLSGERVVTDLFDAHEPMAHLRIPERADVVLVAPATANFLAKAALGLADDVLTTMLLSARCPIIVAPAMDGDMWTHPPVVQHVQTLRSRGVVVLDPEVGPLASGQIAQGRLSEEPKIVAAVDSALASRCDWQNQIVLVSAGPTQESIDPVRFLSNRSSGKMGYAIAAAAKARGAEVILVSGPSSLSSDPGITTVRVSTAAEMADALCGHFPTCTVLIMAAAVADFRPKESFTQKVKKQGKPNMVLELEATPDILAMLSARRTSQIMVGFAAETDHMLSHAIEKLNAKGLDLIVANDVTQTGGGFGSDDNAAIVLSARGEQRDLGLMSKRRLADEILTAVHDLCLVRLCQKVLVE, from the coding sequence TTGGACGAGACACGATTCGCCACGCATCTATCGGGCAAGCGGATTGTTCTTGGAGTAACCGGGAGCATCGCTGCTTATAAAGCGGTCAGCGTGCTTCGAGCCTTGCGGTGTGCGGGGGCTATCGTGTCTGTGGTAATGACCAAGGCTGCGACGAAGTTCGTCACGCCTCGTACATTTGAGGTGCTGTCCGGGGAACGAGTGGTCACCGATCTTTTTGACGCTCATGAACCGATGGCGCACCTGAGGATTCCGGAGCGCGCCGATGTGGTGCTTGTGGCACCTGCAACTGCAAATTTTCTGGCAAAGGCCGCTCTTGGGCTTGCCGACGATGTGTTAACCACGATGCTGTTGAGCGCGCGCTGCCCAATCATTGTCGCTCCTGCAATGGATGGGGATATGTGGACACACCCTCCGGTCGTTCAGCACGTACAGACGCTTCGATCTCGTGGGGTCGTAGTGCTCGATCCTGAGGTTGGACCACTCGCCTCAGGGCAGATTGCGCAAGGGCGATTATCCGAAGAGCCGAAAATTGTGGCAGCAGTTGACAGTGCGCTGGCTTCACGATGCGATTGGCAAAATCAAATCGTCCTGGTCTCCGCGGGCCCGACACAGGAGTCCATCGATCCTGTTCGTTTTCTTTCCAATCGTTCGTCAGGAAAGATGGGATATGCGATTGCAGCCGCTGCCAAGGCCCGTGGCGCAGAGGTCATCTTAGTTTCGGGTCCCTCATCCTTGAGCTCCGATCCAGGAATTACCACGGTTCGCGTGAGCACTGCCGCAGAGATGGCGGACGCCTTATGCGGACATTTTCCTACCTGTACCGTTCTCATTATGGCCGCAGCGGTTGCAGATTTTCGTCCCAAAGAATCGTTCACGCAGAAGGTGAAGAAGCAGGGGAAACCCAACATGGTGCTCGAGCTTGAAGCAACGCCTGATATCCTCGCGATGCTCTCTGCACGTCGAACATCACAAATCATGGTGGGATTTGCTGCAGAAACGGACCACATGCTGTCTCATGCGATAGAAAAGCTGAACGCGAAGGGACTGGATCTGATTGTGGCCAATGATGTGACCCAAACGGGAGGGGGATTCGGCAGTGATGACAATGCTGCGATAGTTCTCTCGGCCAGAGGTGAACAGCGAGACTTGGGGTTGATGTCCAAGCGTCGGTTGGCCGATGAGATCTTAACCGCAGTGCACGACCTGTGTCTGGTCAGGCTTTGTCAAAAAGTTTTAGTGGAATGA
- a CDS encoding tetratricopeptide repeat protein, whose amino-acid sequence MASGSKKVNNAAEIDRLALAFAKEPGSKAFIPLAEEYGKAAMWEEAAAVLEDGLKVYPGFITAMVALGRAYDHMNQPVKAQAILEEAIKLSPENLRAHRTLAKLYAAQGAVDAAIQSCNVILALHPQDQEALALRAGLEMPLQSGAPKTEGPTPEQRTNTGPSDSDSGEPRALARGGTLSVTGNEADGLTNNLISLGETSTHSRSRKAFGLENSQRGSNAVVLKLEQWLRSVQARRRDSQHVSYPPTKASA is encoded by the coding sequence ATGGCTTCCGGATCCAAAAAGGTGAATAACGCTGCTGAGATTGACCGGTTGGCGCTGGCCTTTGCCAAGGAGCCGGGGTCCAAGGCGTTTATCCCTTTGGCGGAGGAATATGGAAAAGCCGCCATGTGGGAAGAGGCTGCGGCAGTTCTTGAAGATGGATTGAAGGTCTATCCGGGCTTTATCACCGCCATGGTGGCTCTCGGTCGTGCCTACGACCACATGAATCAGCCTGTGAAAGCCCAAGCGATTCTGGAAGAAGCCATAAAGCTGAGCCCTGAGAATCTACGGGCTCATCGGACCTTGGCCAAGCTGTATGCCGCCCAGGGAGCGGTTGATGCAGCGATCCAATCCTGCAATGTCATTCTGGCCTTGCATCCACAGGATCAAGAGGCGTTGGCTTTACGAGCTGGGCTCGAGATGCCGCTGCAATCAGGAGCTCCGAAGACGGAGGGACCGACTCCTGAGCAACGAACGAACACCGGTCCTTCGGATTCTGATAGCGGGGAGCCACGAGCTTTAGCCAGAGGTGGTACGCTATCGGTCACGGGCAACGAAGCAGATGGTCTGACTAACAACCTCATATCTCTTGGAGAAACTAGTACTCATTCCCGTTCTCGTAAGGCTTTCGGTCTGGAGAACTCCCAACGAGGGAGTAACGCAGTAGTTCTGAAATTAGAGCAGTGGCTCCGTTCAGTTCAGGCCCGTCGCCGTGACTCCCAACACGTTTCTTACCCACCCACAAAAGCCTCTGCGTGA
- the aroQ gene encoding type II 3-dehydroquinate dehydratase, whose product MRILVLHGPNLNLLGSREESIYGTETLEMIDTSLHKLSVELGVELVIHQSNLEGELVNWVQEARHGYHGIIINPAAYTHTSVAIRDALAAVNLPTVEVHLSNIYRREEFRQHSYVSGVVLGQIAGFGSNGYRLALRGLYEHIADTGAKGFPGSHRAAPI is encoded by the coding sequence CTGCGGATTTTGGTGCTACATGGTCCCAACCTCAATCTACTAGGCAGTCGGGAAGAGTCGATCTACGGGACCGAGACGCTCGAGATGATCGACACCTCTCTTCACAAGCTTAGTGTTGAGCTCGGAGTCGAGCTTGTCATCCACCAATCGAATCTGGAAGGGGAATTGGTCAACTGGGTTCAGGAGGCGCGCCATGGGTATCATGGCATCATCATCAATCCGGCGGCCTATACCCATACGAGTGTCGCCATACGAGATGCTCTCGCGGCCGTGAATCTCCCAACCGTTGAGGTTCACCTATCAAATATTTATCGACGGGAGGAGTTTAGACAGCATTCATACGTGTCAGGAGTCGTGTTAGGACAGATCGCCGGTTTTGGCTCCAATGGATATCGGCTGGCGCTCAGGGGATTGTATGAACACATCGCTGATACTGGAGCGAAGGGGTTTCCAGGAAGCCATCGTGCGGCTCCTATATAG
- the efp gene encoding elongation factor P, producing the protein MISTVDFRSGVRLMVEGEPFHIVDFQHVKPGKGGAFVRTKLKSYLSGNVLDRTFRSGERFEEPDLEERDMQFLYASGESYTLMDTESYEQLTFEKNQLGENADLLKENMVVKILIYEHRPIAVELPNFIELKVVDAEPGVRGDTASGGTKPAVVETGATIKVPLYLEVGTTIRIDTRTRSYVERVR; encoded by the coding sequence GTGATTTCCACGGTTGATTTTCGTAGCGGCGTCCGGTTGATGGTTGAAGGCGAACCTTTCCATATTGTTGATTTTCAACATGTCAAGCCTGGTAAGGGCGGGGCGTTTGTTCGTACCAAATTGAAGAGTTACCTGTCTGGGAACGTATTGGACCGAACGTTTCGATCGGGCGAACGATTTGAAGAACCTGACCTCGAAGAGCGGGACATGCAGTTTCTCTATGCATCCGGTGAGTCCTATACGCTGATGGATACAGAATCTTATGAGCAGCTTACCTTTGAAAAGAATCAGTTGGGGGAGAATGCGGATCTGCTCAAGGAAAATATGGTTGTGAAGATTCTTATCTATGAGCATCGTCCCATCGCTGTCGAGTTGCCAAATTTTATTGAGTTGAAGGTGGTTGATGCGGAACCAGGAGTGCGCGGAGATACGGCATCTGGTGGGACGAAGCCGGCAGTCGTTGAAACGGGAGCTACGATCAAAGTGCCCTTGTACCTGGAGGTTGGAACTACAATCCGGATTGACACGCGCACAAGGTCCTATGTGGAGCGAGTCCGGTGA
- the accB gene encoding acetyl-CoA carboxylase biotin carboxyl carrier protein, with amino-acid sequence MPEITREPIPEASLTGGSSKQIQELIDLLRRNNLTELEFECHGTRIRVRHEASVKATTTLLHESIPASPQQTTHSASSTTAVPEAAIGFLTVTSPIVGTFYRSPSPDADAYVEEGDSVKKGQVLCIVEAMKLMNEIESEVDGRIVKVLVENTKPVEYGQALFLIDPKAV; translated from the coding sequence ATGCCTGAGATCACGAGAGAGCCGATCCCTGAGGCCTCACTGACGGGAGGTTCCAGTAAGCAAATTCAAGAACTGATCGATCTGCTCCGCCGGAACAACCTGACCGAGCTTGAGTTTGAATGCCACGGGACCCGCATCCGTGTCCGTCACGAGGCTTCTGTTAAGGCCACCACAACCTTGCTCCACGAGTCGATTCCAGCCTCGCCACAACAAACAACGCATTCCGCTTCAAGTACGACTGCAGTCCCTGAAGCGGCTATTGGTTTCCTCACGGTCACCTCACCAATTGTCGGCACGTTCTATCGATCGCCTTCTCCTGACGCCGACGCGTATGTTGAAGAGGGGGATTCGGTCAAGAAGGGCCAAGTGCTGTGCATTGTTGAAGCCATGAAGCTGATGAATGAGATTGAGTCCGAAGTGGATGGCCGTATCGTGAAGGTCCTGGTTGAGAATACCAAACCCGTGGAATACGGTCAGGCGCTTTTTCTCATCGACCCCAAAGCTGTGTAA
- the accC gene encoding acetyl-CoA carboxylase biotin carboxylase subunit: MFKRVLVANRGEIALRVIRACKELGIETVAIHSEADALSLHVRAADAKVCVGPADSSLSYRNIPNVLSAAEIMGVDAIHPGYGFLSENAHFAEVCESIGIKFIGPSSENIALLGDKAKAREIVAKRGLPVTPGSQGELRSEEEALQAAKQIGFPVIIKASAGGGGRGMRVVSRVEDLGRAFQAAQAEAKSTFGNDGVYLERYFLEPRHIEVQIMADQHGRVVHLGERDCSIQRRHQKLVEETPSPVVDDKLRREMGRVAIEAVKAAQYRNVGTVEFMLDKDKNFYFMEVNTRIQVEHPITEMVTGIDLIKEQIRLAAGHPLAIRQQDVVLTGHSLECRINAEDPEKFTPSPGTITRYSPPGGFGVRVDSAMESGSTVVPYYDSMIAKLITHGRDRQESMARMKRALGEFTIEGIKTTIPLHRRILEDPDFQKGHVSTTFLERFLAR, from the coding sequence GTGTTCAAGAGAGTATTAGTCGCTAATCGCGGGGAAATCGCACTGCGAGTCATCCGCGCGTGCAAAGAGCTTGGTATCGAGACGGTTGCCATTCACTCAGAAGCGGATGCATTGAGTTTGCACGTTCGAGCGGCTGACGCAAAGGTGTGTGTTGGGCCTGCCGATTCGTCCTTAAGCTACCGGAATATTCCCAACGTCCTTAGTGCTGCTGAGATCATGGGAGTCGATGCGATACATCCTGGATATGGATTCCTTTCTGAAAACGCTCATTTTGCAGAAGTTTGTGAGTCTATCGGCATTAAATTTATCGGTCCCAGTTCCGAGAATATCGCCCTGCTGGGGGATAAGGCGAAGGCACGGGAGATCGTGGCGAAACGAGGGCTTCCTGTCACACCAGGCAGCCAGGGGGAGTTGCGTAGTGAGGAAGAGGCATTGCAGGCTGCCAAGCAAATAGGCTTCCCCGTCATCATTAAGGCCTCCGCTGGAGGAGGCGGTCGGGGGATGCGTGTCGTCAGCCGAGTCGAGGACCTAGGTCGAGCGTTTCAGGCTGCTCAGGCTGAGGCGAAGTCGACGTTTGGCAATGATGGCGTCTACCTTGAGCGCTATTTTTTAGAACCGCGACATATTGAAGTGCAAATCATGGCCGACCAGCACGGCCGAGTGGTCCATTTAGGAGAACGGGACTGCTCGATTCAACGCCGACATCAGAAACTTGTCGAGGAAACCCCGTCACCTGTCGTCGATGATAAGCTTCGTCGAGAAATGGGACGGGTTGCGATTGAAGCCGTCAAGGCAGCCCAGTATCGAAATGTTGGAACGGTCGAATTTATGCTCGATAAGGACAAGAATTTCTACTTTATGGAAGTCAACACTCGGATTCAGGTTGAGCATCCGATCACAGAGATGGTGACGGGGATTGATCTCATCAAAGAACAGATCCGTCTTGCCGCAGGTCATCCACTGGCGATACGACAGCAAGATGTGGTGCTCACTGGCCATAGTCTCGAGTGTCGTATTAACGCCGAAGACCCTGAGAAATTCACACCGTCTCCCGGCACGATCACGAGGTATAGTCCACCTGGAGGGTTTGGCGTTCGTGTTGACTCTGCTATGGAATCAGGCTCGACGGTCGTGCCGTATTACGACTCGATGATCGCCAAGCTGATTACACACGGCCGTGATCGGCAGGAGTCCATGGCACGTATGAAACGTGCGCTGGGTGAATTCACCATCGAAGGCATCAAGACGACCATCCCATTGCATCGTCGGATTCTTGAGGATCCCGACTTTCAGAAGGGTCACGTGTCGACGACGTTTCTGGAACGATTTCTCGCCAGGTAG
- a CDS encoding efflux RND transporter periplasmic adaptor subunit, with product MRRIALIISMLAIGLAIGGYVFFNGERKVPVHYRTAAVERGSVISTVSATGTINPVVLVEVGTQVSGMIKALHVDFNSRVKAGETVAVIDAEPFKARREQAASNLDVARSNVARSKADLAQRKRELERVQSLLPQQFVAQNDVDVALTSYQSAEAQLRVAEAQVKQATAALSAAEQELKYTVIRSPIDGIVVARNVEVGQTVAASFATPNLFLIALDLTNMQVNTNVSESDIGGMTEGQEAVFTVDAYPGESFTGTIRQVRLAPINVQNVVTYNVVVGVDNTDLRLKPGMTANVSIIVAQNDKALKVPNAALRFRPPLLEREHPEVNGATASVVAGGSILKSDEGRTQKGVWKLTENENLAQIPVQTGISDGVATEIVSGGLTEGDMVVIGLEQSSGEERRNELPPGFGSKRRSYSR from the coding sequence ATGAGACGTATTGCATTAATTATCAGTATGTTAGCCATCGGGTTGGCCATCGGCGGGTATGTCTTTTTTAATGGGGAACGCAAGGTCCCGGTACACTACCGAACGGCAGCCGTTGAACGAGGTTCAGTAATTTCTACCGTCAGTGCGACCGGAACGATCAATCCTGTTGTGCTAGTAGAGGTGGGGACGCAAGTATCGGGAATGATTAAGGCGCTCCACGTTGATTTCAATTCACGAGTGAAGGCCGGGGAAACCGTTGCAGTCATCGATGCGGAACCGTTTAAAGCACGCCGCGAACAAGCCGCCAGCAATTTGGATGTGGCACGCTCCAACGTGGCACGATCTAAGGCTGATCTTGCTCAGCGAAAACGGGAACTCGAGCGAGTGCAGTCCCTCTTGCCACAGCAATTCGTGGCGCAAAACGACGTGGATGTTGCACTGACAAGTTATCAGAGTGCGGAAGCACAGTTGCGGGTTGCCGAGGCGCAGGTCAAGCAAGCCACGGCGGCGTTGAGCGCGGCTGAACAGGAATTAAAATATACCGTGATTCGATCACCCATCGATGGGATCGTTGTGGCGCGTAATGTCGAGGTAGGGCAAACGGTCGCGGCAAGTTTCGCCACGCCGAACCTTTTTCTGATCGCTCTTGATCTCACCAACATGCAGGTCAATACCAATGTGAGTGAGTCGGACATCGGCGGAATGACAGAGGGGCAAGAAGCCGTCTTTACGGTGGATGCCTACCCCGGTGAGTCTTTTACCGGCACTATTCGACAAGTTCGCCTTGCACCCATCAACGTACAGAATGTGGTGACCTATAATGTGGTGGTCGGTGTGGATAATACAGATCTCCGGCTTAAGCCCGGCATGACTGCCAATGTGTCGATCATCGTAGCCCAGAATGACAAAGCGCTGAAAGTCCCTAACGCGGCGCTTCGGTTCAGACCTCCACTGTTAGAGAGGGAGCATCCTGAGGTCAATGGAGCAACGGCGAGTGTTGTCGCAGGAGGTTCAATATTGAAGAGCGATGAAGGGCGGACACAGAAAGGCGTCTGGAAGTTAACAGAGAATGAAAACCTTGCGCAGATTCCGGTTCAAACGGGGATTTCGGATGGTGTGGCGACGGAAATTGTATCTGGAGGTCTGACGGAGGGCGATATGGTGGTTATTGGTCTTGAGCAGTCGTCAGGAGAGGAGAGGAGAAATGAGTTGCCGCCTGGTTTCGGAAGCAAGCGGCGTTCATATTCCCGATGA
- a CDS encoding ABC transporter ATP-binding protein → MWKVYRVGDVEVQALRGLSLSIDQGEFVAIMGSSGSGKSTLMNILGCLDKPSQGHYWLNGIDTGGLRSDQLAEIRNQQIGFVFQSFNLIPRTSALENTQLPLFYRGLSVREQRALASAALQRVGLRGREGHSPTQLSGGQQQRVAIARALVATPSLLLADEPTGNLDTQSSREIMDILKELNQEGMTVILVTHESDVAAFASREIMIKDGRIQSDRVTKHPVQATEA, encoded by the coding sequence ATGTGGAAGGTCTATCGAGTCGGCGATGTTGAAGTACAAGCGCTGCGAGGGTTGAGTCTCTCAATCGACCAGGGTGAGTTTGTCGCGATTATGGGATCAAGCGGATCAGGCAAGTCGACGCTGATGAACATCCTCGGTTGCCTCGATAAGCCGAGTCAGGGGCATTACTGGCTCAACGGAATTGATACAGGAGGTCTTCGCTCAGACCAGTTGGCGGAGATTCGGAATCAGCAGATCGGGTTTGTCTTTCAGAGTTTTAATCTAATTCCTCGTACCAGCGCGTTGGAGAACACCCAATTGCCGTTGTTTTACCGAGGACTTTCCGTGCGAGAGCAGCGGGCACTCGCATCTGCGGCGTTGCAACGTGTCGGGTTGCGCGGTCGCGAAGGGCATTCCCCGACGCAACTTTCTGGCGGGCAGCAGCAGCGAGTGGCGATTGCCCGTGCATTGGTCGCAACCCCCTCCTTGCTCTTAGCGGATGAACCAACCGGGAATCTTGATACACAATCGAGTCGAGAAATCATGGACATTCTTAAGGAACTGAACCAGGAGGGTATGACGGTAATCTTGGTCACTCATGAGAGTGATGTTGCGGCATTCGCCTCCCGAGAAATTATGATCAAAGATGGTCGGATCCAGAGTGACCGGGTCACCAAGCATCCTGTTCAAGCCACGGAGGCGTAG
- a CDS encoding ABC transporter permease, whose translation MFIWLTIVTALRILRRNRLRAGLTLLGIVIGVAAVIAMVSIGEGAKQAVQKQIASIGTNVIMIWPSATRVGGVRGAQGSAVSLTVADAMELKKKVPLLTETGWSMRNITQIVHGNRNCNSPVYGVSTNYLHIRDWRLSSGGPFTQTDMDSAALVAILGQTVVNEIFEPGEEPLGALIRINNVPLRVIGVLSPKGQSLYGSDQDDVVVIPFSTAERKVLGSMFLGSVGGIYASTGRMEDLQDATEEIRQVMRLRHRVRGGDPDDFTIRTQVEMGMVQEETSETLTIMLMVIACVSLLVGGIGIMNILLVSVTERTREIGIRMAVGAKRVHIMMQFLIEAMTLGVVGGLIGIACGILAARLTTIIAGWPTIISTDAVVVAFIFSVVVGLFFGLYPANKAARLNPIEALRYE comes from the coding sequence GTGTTCATTTGGCTGACGATCGTGACGGCGCTGCGGATTCTTCGACGAAATCGGCTACGCGCAGGTCTGACGTTGCTCGGGATCGTGATTGGTGTGGCTGCAGTTATCGCGATGGTGAGTATCGGTGAGGGGGCGAAGCAGGCCGTGCAGAAGCAAATTGCCTCAATCGGTACGAATGTCATCATGATCTGGCCGAGCGCAACGAGAGTGGGTGGGGTACGAGGCGCACAGGGAAGTGCTGTGAGCTTGACAGTTGCGGATGCGATGGAGCTCAAGAAGAAAGTTCCTCTCTTGACCGAGACCGGGTGGTCGATGAGAAACATCACACAGATCGTACATGGGAATCGCAACTGTAACAGCCCGGTTTATGGAGTTTCGACGAATTATCTTCATATCCGAGACTGGCGGTTAAGCAGTGGAGGTCCATTTACGCAGACCGATATGGATAGTGCTGCCCTTGTAGCGATTCTCGGCCAGACCGTGGTGAATGAAATTTTTGAACCAGGAGAGGAGCCGCTAGGGGCACTGATCCGTATCAATAATGTCCCACTGCGGGTGATTGGAGTCTTATCGCCGAAGGGGCAGTCACTGTATGGATCAGATCAGGACGATGTCGTCGTTATTCCGTTTTCGACCGCCGAGCGAAAAGTCCTGGGAAGCATGTTTCTCGGATCGGTCGGGGGTATCTACGCGTCCACCGGACGCATGGAGGATCTCCAAGACGCGACGGAGGAAATCCGTCAAGTGATGAGATTGCGTCACCGCGTAAGAGGTGGGGACCCTGATGATTTCACGATTCGTACGCAAGTGGAGATGGGAATGGTCCAGGAGGAGACAAGTGAAACACTGACCATCATGTTGATGGTCATCGCATGTGTCTCGCTTCTAGTCGGTGGCATCGGAATCATGAATATTCTGCTGGTCTCTGTCACTGAACGGACCAGGGAAATCGGTATCCGGATGGCGGTTGGAGCGAAACGAGTACACATCATGATGCAATTCCTGATCGAAGCGATGACGCTTGGTGTGGTCGGAGGATTGATAGGCATCGCCTGTGGGATTCTCGCTGCTCGATTAACCACGATTATTGCCGGGTGGCCAACCATCATCTCGACCGATGCCGTGGTGGTTGCCTTTATCTTTTCCGTCGTCGTCGGCCTGTTTTTCGGTCTTTATCCAGCCAACAAAGCTGCTCGACTGAACCCTATCGAAGCATTGCGCTACGAGTAG